The following are encoded together in the Myxocyprinus asiaticus isolate MX2 ecotype Aquarium Trade chromosome 7, UBuf_Myxa_2, whole genome shotgun sequence genome:
- the eri2 gene encoding ERI1 exoribonuclease 2 isoform X1, with the protein MQSVRGTFKSCASVCVISFISFVCCPVLLISLKLECKFPACVKSCCRMSTKSLAKKLGLIRQRSQSCSETRQQQSVCKQHFRFLIIIDFESTCWREKNNYGQEIIEFPAVLLNVSNGKVESEFHSYVQPQEHPVLSEFCTELTGITQDQVELAPPLHICLSRFIRWLHSLQQEKGVVFESDSKGPAPSGQPCAFVTWSDWDLGVCLLYECKRKQICVPEALKSWIDLRATYRVKTHTHACLSGQCVDCVKCNCPVCQLFYNRKPKGLRGALMDLGIQFTGREHSGLVDARNTAMLAWRMVCDGCVLTVTKSLRRTVVKPRPLRGNISERSTRPASVAEDKQPQTLISPHTVLNTNKPVCVSIPQTHFLLTTKMTDTTYDPDTLDTCWRDGVILTEEEEPSSYDDVPLGDEPSCYDNITLGEEPSSYDDVALEEEPSSHYVVPLGAEPDAVGPSVSDSSSDDSDRLLRTRNSESCKKPLIQSHSTTEPNKTTSNLHKPHPSRPASLFKTPKLPHTDLYGPVSRLLGRSAAPFSVYSDPTADPPVSTRTPSVSRPPLSCAVNHSSAANKRTSPLCACGRRARRLTVGNGGPNHGRVFYSCPVRRQGCDGRHKGCEFFQWESGFIQTRTQNHLRTPKTSSCRTRTLR; encoded by the exons ATGCAGTCAGTGCGCGGAACATTTAAAAGTTGCGCGAGTGTTTGTGTTATTAGTTTTATTAGTTTCGTTTGTTGTCCAGTTCTGCTGATTTCACTAAAACTCGAATGTAAATTTCCTGCATGTGTGAAATCCTGCTGCAGAATGTCAACAAAGAGTCTGGCGAA gaaaCTGGGGTTGATCCGACAGCGCAGTCAGTCATGCAGTGAGACACGTCAGCAGCAGTCTGTGTGCA AGCAGCACTTCAGATTCCTGATCATCATTGATTTTGAATCCACATGCTGGAGAGAGAAGAACAACTATGGTCAGGAGATCA TCGAGTTTCCTGCCGTCCTGCTCAATGTGTCCAATGGAAAAGTGGAGTCAGAGTTTCACTCGTACGTTCAGCCGCAGGAGCATCCTGTTCTGTCAGAGTTTTGCACAGAGCTCACGGGTATCACACAG GATCAGGTGGAGTTAGCTCCACCCCTCCACATCTGTCTGTCCAGATTCATCCGCTGGTTACACAGCCTCCAGCAGGAAAAGGGCGTGGTCTTTGAGAGTGACAGTAAAGGCCCTGCCCCCTCTGGACAGCCCTGTGCTTTTGTCACATGGTCAG ATTGGGATTTGGGAGTGTGTTTGCTGTACGAGTGTAAACGGAAGCAGATCTGTGTTCCTGAAGCTTTAAAGAGCTGGATTGACCTGCGAGCCACGTACAgggtaaaaacacacacacacgcgtgtcTCTCTGGTCAGTGCGTGGATTGTGTCAAGTGTAATTGTCCTGTTTGTCAGCTCTTCTATAACAGGAAACCCAAAGGACTGAGAGGAGCTCTGATGGACCTCGGCATCCAGTTTACAGGAAGAGAACACtcgg GTCTGGTGGACGCAAGGAACACGGCTATGCTGGCATGGCGGATGGTTTGTGATGGTTGTGTGCTGACTGTGACGAAGTCTCTGAGGCGG ACCGTGGTGAAGCCTAGACCTCTGCGGGGAAACATCTCTGAGCGCTCGACTCGTCCTGCATCGGTGGCTGAAGATAAACAACCACAGACGCTCATTTCACCACACACTGTCCTCAACACAAACAAACCAGTGTGTGTCAGCATCCCACAAACACACTTTCTACTGACCACCAAAATGACTGACACGACCTATGACCCCGACACACTAGACACCTGCTGGAGAGACGGAGTCATACTGACAGAGGAGGAGGAGCCTAGTTCCTATGATGATGTGCCTTTGGGGGACGAGCCTAGTTGCTATGACAACATAACTTTGGGGGAGGAGCCTAGTTCCTATGATGATGTGGCTTTGGAGGAGGAGCCTAGTTCACATTATGTTGTTCCTCTGGGGGCGGAGCCTGATGCTGTTGGGCCGTCTGTCTCAGATTCATCCAGTGATGATTCTGACCGGCTTCTGAGAACCAGAAACTCTGAAAGTTGTAAAAAACCTTTGATCCAAAGCCACTCTACCACAGAACCCAACAAAACCACATCAAACCTCCATAAACCACATCCCTCCAGACCAGCGAGTCTCTTTAAAACACCTAAACTCCCTCACACAGACCTGTACGGGCCCGTCTCTCGTTTGTTAGGACGCAGCGCTGCTCCATTTAGTGTGTACAGTGACCCGACTGCTGACCCACCTGTCAGCACCAGAACGCCCAGTGTGTCCCGCCCCCCTCTCTCCTGCGCTGTCAATCACTCCTCAGCAGCCAATAAGAGAACGTCTCCTCTGTGTGCGTGTGGGCGCAGGGCCAGGCGTCTGACGGTGGGTAACGGTGGGCCCAATCACGGCCGCGTGTTTTACAGCTGTCCCGTCAGACGGCAGGGCTGTGATGGGCGACACAAGGGCTGTGAGTTCTTCCAGTGGGAATCTGGATTCATCCAGACCAGAACACAAAACCACCTGAGAACACCAAAGACCAGCAGCTGTAGAACCAGAACACTCCGCTAA
- the eri2 gene encoding ERI1 exoribonuclease 2 isoform X2, translating into MQSVRGTFKSCASVCVISFISFVCCPVLLISLKLECKFPACVKSCCRMSTKSLAKKLGLIRQRSQSCSETRQQQSVCKQHFRFLIIIDFESTCWREKNNYGQEIIEFPAVLLNVSNGKVESEFHSYVQPQEHPVLSEFCTELTGITQDQVELAPPLHICLSRFIRWLHSLQQEKGVVFESDSKGPAPSGQPCAFVTWSDWDLGVCLLYECKRKQICVPEALKSWIDLRATYRLFYNRKPKGLRGALMDLGIQFTGREHSGLVDARNTAMLAWRMVCDGCVLTVTKSLRRTVVKPRPLRGNISERSTRPASVAEDKQPQTLISPHTVLNTNKPVCVSIPQTHFLLTTKMTDTTYDPDTLDTCWRDGVILTEEEEPSSYDDVPLGDEPSCYDNITLGEEPSSYDDVALEEEPSSHYVVPLGAEPDAVGPSVSDSSSDDSDRLLRTRNSESCKKPLIQSHSTTEPNKTTSNLHKPHPSRPASLFKTPKLPHTDLYGPVSRLLGRSAAPFSVYSDPTADPPVSTRTPSVSRPPLSCAVNHSSAANKRTSPLCACGRRARRLTVGNGGPNHGRVFYSCPVRRQGCDGRHKGCEFFQWESGFIQTRTQNHLRTPKTSSCRTRTLR; encoded by the exons ATGCAGTCAGTGCGCGGAACATTTAAAAGTTGCGCGAGTGTTTGTGTTATTAGTTTTATTAGTTTCGTTTGTTGTCCAGTTCTGCTGATTTCACTAAAACTCGAATGTAAATTTCCTGCATGTGTGAAATCCTGCTGCAGAATGTCAACAAAGAGTCTGGCGAA gaaaCTGGGGTTGATCCGACAGCGCAGTCAGTCATGCAGTGAGACACGTCAGCAGCAGTCTGTGTGCA AGCAGCACTTCAGATTCCTGATCATCATTGATTTTGAATCCACATGCTGGAGAGAGAAGAACAACTATGGTCAGGAGATCA TCGAGTTTCCTGCCGTCCTGCTCAATGTGTCCAATGGAAAAGTGGAGTCAGAGTTTCACTCGTACGTTCAGCCGCAGGAGCATCCTGTTCTGTCAGAGTTTTGCACAGAGCTCACGGGTATCACACAG GATCAGGTGGAGTTAGCTCCACCCCTCCACATCTGTCTGTCCAGATTCATCCGCTGGTTACACAGCCTCCAGCAGGAAAAGGGCGTGGTCTTTGAGAGTGACAGTAAAGGCCCTGCCCCCTCTGGACAGCCCTGTGCTTTTGTCACATGGTCAG ATTGGGATTTGGGAGTGTGTTTGCTGTACGAGTGTAAACGGAAGCAGATCTGTGTTCCTGAAGCTTTAAAGAGCTGGATTGACCTGCGAGCCACGTACAgg CTCTTCTATAACAGGAAACCCAAAGGACTGAGAGGAGCTCTGATGGACCTCGGCATCCAGTTTACAGGAAGAGAACACtcgg GTCTGGTGGACGCAAGGAACACGGCTATGCTGGCATGGCGGATGGTTTGTGATGGTTGTGTGCTGACTGTGACGAAGTCTCTGAGGCGG ACCGTGGTGAAGCCTAGACCTCTGCGGGGAAACATCTCTGAGCGCTCGACTCGTCCTGCATCGGTGGCTGAAGATAAACAACCACAGACGCTCATTTCACCACACACTGTCCTCAACACAAACAAACCAGTGTGTGTCAGCATCCCACAAACACACTTTCTACTGACCACCAAAATGACTGACACGACCTATGACCCCGACACACTAGACACCTGCTGGAGAGACGGAGTCATACTGACAGAGGAGGAGGAGCCTAGTTCCTATGATGATGTGCCTTTGGGGGACGAGCCTAGTTGCTATGACAACATAACTTTGGGGGAGGAGCCTAGTTCCTATGATGATGTGGCTTTGGAGGAGGAGCCTAGTTCACATTATGTTGTTCCTCTGGGGGCGGAGCCTGATGCTGTTGGGCCGTCTGTCTCAGATTCATCCAGTGATGATTCTGACCGGCTTCTGAGAACCAGAAACTCTGAAAGTTGTAAAAAACCTTTGATCCAAAGCCACTCTACCACAGAACCCAACAAAACCACATCAAACCTCCATAAACCACATCCCTCCAGACCAGCGAGTCTCTTTAAAACACCTAAACTCCCTCACACAGACCTGTACGGGCCCGTCTCTCGTTTGTTAGGACGCAGCGCTGCTCCATTTAGTGTGTACAGTGACCCGACTGCTGACCCACCTGTCAGCACCAGAACGCCCAGTGTGTCCCGCCCCCCTCTCTCCTGCGCTGTCAATCACTCCTCAGCAGCCAATAAGAGAACGTCTCCTCTGTGTGCGTGTGGGCGCAGGGCCAGGCGTCTGACGGTGGGTAACGGTGGGCCCAATCACGGCCGCGTGTTTTACAGCTGTCCCGTCAGACGGCAGGGCTGTGATGGGCGACACAAGGGCTGTGAGTTCTTCCAGTGGGAATCTGGATTCATCCAGACCAGAACACAAAACCACCTGAGAACACCAAAGACCAGCAGCTGTAGAACCAGAACACTCCGCTAA
- the LOC127444030 gene encoding retinol dehydrogenase 8-like, whose protein sequence is MATAGQKVVLVTGCSSGIGLHIAVMLARDKMKRYYVIATMRDLNRKDKLVEMAGDTYGKTLTVLTLDVCSDESVKQCINSVKDRRIDILINNAGIGLVGPVESISIDDMKKVFETNFYGVIRMIKEVIPDMKKRRSGHIIVISSVMGLQGVIFNDVYTASKFAMEGFCESLAIQLLKFNVTMSMIEPGPVHTEFEVKMIANFSKKEFPGADDDTVHYFKNIYLPSAVVIFEALGQTPDDIAKCTKKVIEEVNPSFRNITNPLYTPIIAMKFADETGDLSVQTIYHMMFSLGGIMRVSLNIIKCLTCGCLRRRTISPN, encoded by the exons ATGGCAACGGCGGGACAGAAAGTGGTGCTGGTCACCGGCTGCTCGTCCGGGATCGGGCTGCACATCGCCGTGATGCTCGCGAGAGACAAGATGAAACGATATTACG TGATTGCTACCATGCGGGATCTAAACAGGAAGGATAAGTTAGTAGAAATGGCAGGTGACACGTATGGTAAAACTCTGACTGTGCTCACACTGGACGTCTGCAGCGATGAATCTGTAAAACAGTGTATCAACAGTGTCAAAGATCGACGAATAGACATACTaa TTAATAATGCTGGTATCGGTCTGGTGGGACCGGTGGAGAGTATCAGTATAGACGACATGAAGAAAGTGTTTGAGACTAACTTCTACGGTGTGATCCGCATGATTAAAGAGGTGATACCCGACATGAAGAAGAGACGCTCTGGACACATCATCGTCATTAGCAGCGTGATGGGACTGCAAG GTGTGATATTTAATGATGTCTACACCGCATCTAAATTTGCCATGGAGGGATTCTGTGAGAGTCTTGCTATCCAGCTATTGAAGTTTAACGTCAC GATGTCAATGATCGAGCCGGGACCCGTACACACGGAGTTCGAGGTGAAGATGATCGCAAACTTTTCTAAGAAAGAGTTTCCAGGTGCTGATGACGACACTGTCCACTACTTTAAGAACATTTACCTGCCGTCTGCAGTCGTCATCTTTGAAGCACTGGGACAAACACCTGACGACATCGCTAAG tgcACTAAGAAGGTGATAGAGGAGGTGAATCCTAGTTTCCGTAACATAACGAATCCTCTGTACACCCCCATCATAGCCATGAAGTTTGCGGATGAGACGGGCgatctgtcagttcaaaccatcTATCACATGATGTTTAGTTTGGGAGGAATCATGCGAGTGAGTTTGAACATCATCAAGTGCCTCACCTGTGGATGCTTACGGAGGAGAACCATCTCaccaaactaa